The Parambassis ranga chromosome 1, fParRan2.1, whole genome shotgun sequence genome includes a region encoding these proteins:
- the LOC114437178 gene encoding guanine nucleotide-binding protein G(I)/G(S)/G(O) subunit gamma-13-like, giving the protein MEELDVPQMRREVESLQYQLAINREKSSITVTELVKWIEGCVCDDPFLNPELMRANPWVEKGKCVIL; this is encoded by the exons ATGGAGGAGTTAGATGTCCCACAGATGAGGAGAGAAGTGGAGAGCCTTCAATATCAGTTGGCAATCAACAGAGAGAAATCCTCCATCACTGTTACCGA gCTGGTGAAGTGGATTGAGGGCTGTGTTTGTGATGATCCATTTCTGAACCCTGAGCTGATGAGAGCCAACCCCTGGGTGGAGAAGGGCAAGTGTGTGATCCTTTAA